The Nostoc sp. 'Lobaria pulmonaria (5183) cyanobiont' genome window below encodes:
- a CDS encoding extracellular solute-binding protein, which produces MDLSEPPKLLVPYVSGLIILCISVLWLVEQFVIWFRNRTSDFPFEPLIATATALGLLLVSPGLEEKDWVLSWVIFLIALGVLIWMMGKIQNIKRWQFQTVIAIFVLVNIILFWNYNQNDLHGETIKVMLQTEPNRESIDNYWTRTWEKSAAEQFQKDFGVKVEIIPVKTGVSKRLDQFLEALDPELPLKQGDEVDVFAIDVIWTGLMARHAANLQPIFQEFSNKFNLNIFENNKVRIGNNTKLVAVPWFIDNGLLFYRKDLLKKYFQSDLPPDTWQELEKKAMEIQDQERKLGNKDFWGFVWQGDPSEGLVCNALEWQFSHGGGTVVAVEKNVVNVDINVEATTKAFDRAKNWIGKISPPDILKDYDHKKAYQTWRKGNAAFMRNWLYAYSDTFKESPELPNLQGNVGVTLLPKGDDKNATYASTLGGWQLMINARSQGKQKKAAIEFVKFLLSREEQKSIALKTGKVPALKELYTDAEVLDKLPFLNDNEDNSKLNKLFTGESSVIVRRPSSLTGRSYPIISEVYLNGVRDILQRNVVNTRKAVEMLRDRVKNHLNT; this is translated from the coding sequence ATGGATCTATCTGAACCGCCAAAATTACTTGTTCCCTATGTAAGTGGATTGATTATCTTATGCATCTCTGTACTTTGGTTAGTTGAGCAGTTTGTAATTTGGTTCCGTAATCGCACTAGTGACTTTCCCTTTGAGCCACTAATTGCTACAGCTACTGCTCTTGGGCTTCTACTTGTCTCTCCTGGTCTAGAAGAGAAAGATTGGGTACTATCATGGGTAATCTTTCTCATCGCTTTAGGGGTGCTGATATGGATGATGGGAAAAATACAAAATATCAAAAGATGGCAATTCCAGACAGTGATTGCTATTTTTGTGCTTGTAAATATAATACTATTTTGGAATTATAATCAGAATGACTTGCATGGTGAGACGATCAAGGTGATGTTGCAAACTGAACCGAATCGTGAGTCAATTGATAATTATTGGACACGCACTTGGGAGAAGAGTGCTGCTGAACAATTTCAGAAAGATTTTGGTGTAAAGGTCGAAATTATTCCTGTTAAAACTGGAGTTAGCAAACGTCTAGATCAATTTTTAGAAGCACTTGATCCAGAACTTCCACTCAAGCAAGGGGATGAAGTTGATGTGTTTGCTATTGACGTAATTTGGACTGGGTTAATGGCAAGACACGCAGCAAATTTACAACCAATCTTTCAGGAGTTTTCAAACAAATTTAATTTGAATATCTTTGAAAATAATAAAGTTCGTATTGGTAATAATACTAAGCTCGTCGCTGTACCTTGGTTCATTGATAATGGGCTACTCTTTTATCGCAAAGATCTACTTAAAAAGTATTTCCAAAGCGACCTTCCACCAGACACTTGGCAGGAGTTGGAAAAGAAGGCTATGGAAATTCAGGATCAAGAGCGAAAACTAGGAAATAAGGACTTCTGGGGCTTTGTTTGGCAAGGTGACCCATCTGAAGGGTTGGTATGTAACGCTCTTGAGTGGCAGTTTTCTCACGGTGGCGGTACGGTTGTTGCTGTAGAGAAAAACGTCGTAAATGTAGATATCAATGTAGAAGCAACTACTAAAGCATTTGATCGAGCAAAAAACTGGATTGGTAAAATTTCGCCGCCAGATATTCTTAAAGACTACGATCATAAAAAGGCATACCAAACTTGGAGAAAAGGCAATGCTGCCTTCATGCGTAACTGGCTATATGCTTACTCCGATACCTTTAAGGAAAGTCCAGAGCTTCCAAATCTTCAAGGTAATGTTGGGGTGACGCTATTGCCAAAAGGTGATGATAAGAATGCAACCTATGCTTCCACATTAGGCGGGTGGCAGTTAATGATCAATGCCCGTTCTCAAGGAAAGCAAAAGAAAGCCGCAATCGAGTTTGTAAAATTCTTATTAAGTAGGGAGGAACAAAAATCAATTGCACTTAAAACTGGTAAAGTTCCTGCCTTAAAAGAACTCTATACTGATGCAGAAGTCTTGGATAAGCTTCCATTTCTTAATGATAATGAGGATAATTCTAAACTCAACAAGCTCTTTACGGGTGAATCTTCTGTGATTGTGCGGAGACCATCCTCCTTAACAGGTAGAAGTTACCCTATAATATCGGAGGTTTATCTTAATGGGGTTCGCGACATATTGCAACGTAATGTTGTAAATACGCGAAAAGCTGTAGAGATGTTACGGGATAGAGTAAAGAACCATCTCAATACTTAG
- the thiS gene encoding sulfur carrier protein ThiS, giving the protein MSNEITIQVNGETHSCSFQTSLPDLLQQLGFNPRLVAVEYNGEILHRQFWLQTKVQPGDRLEVVTIVGGG; this is encoded by the coding sequence ATGTCTAACGAGATTACGATTCAGGTAAATGGGGAAACCCATAGCTGCTCATTTCAAACTTCTTTACCTGATTTACTCCAACAGTTGGGTTTCAATCCCCGTTTGGTAGCTGTAGAATATAATGGCGAAATTTTACACCGCCAGTTTTGGCTGCAAACAAAAGTGCAACCAGGCGATCGCTTAGAAGTGGTAACTATTGTCGGAGGTGGTTAG
- a CDS encoding sugar O-acetyltransferase, translating into MEKTEKQKMLAGELYLAEDPELAAESKRASRLLRRYNSTTEEQQEQRQQILQELFGKIGQKVAIVPPFHCDYGSNIFAGDKLYMNYGCVILDCNTVHIGENVLCAPYVQIYTAYHPTEPEIRLSGRELAAPIKIGNNVWIGGNAIICPGVTIGDNTTIGAGSVVVKDIPENVVAAGNPCRVIRYLS; encoded by the coding sequence ATGGAAAAAACCGAAAAACAGAAAATGCTCGCAGGCGAATTATATTTGGCCGAAGATCCAGAATTGGCTGCCGAAAGTAAGCGAGCCAGTCGTCTGTTGCGAAGGTATAATTCTACAACCGAAGAACAGCAAGAGCAACGGCAGCAAATTTTACAAGAATTATTTGGAAAAATCGGTCAAAAAGTAGCAATTGTGCCACCCTTTCACTGCGACTATGGCAGTAATATTTTTGCTGGCGACAAATTGTATATGAATTATGGCTGTGTAATTTTAGACTGTAATACAGTTCACATTGGTGAAAATGTTTTATGCGCTCCTTATGTGCAAATTTATACTGCTTACCACCCAACAGAGCCAGAAATTCGTCTTTCTGGTAGAGAATTAGCTGCCCCAATTAAGATTGGTAATAATGTCTGGATTGGTGGCAATGCAATTATTTGTCCAGGTGTAACTATTGGTGATAACACAACCATTGGTGCTGGTAGTGTCGTTGTCAAAGATATACCTGAGAATGTTGTCGCTGCTGGTAATCCCTGCCGCGTCATTCGGTATTTGTCGTAG
- a CDS encoding glycosyltransferase family 4 protein, with amino-acid sequence MEHISQLTAEIRDKAAYPDILIISRIFLPKEAVIGEYIYNRCLQDPERVIVLAASCSGDGVFDESQQFPVYRWYYPKYWRSGYVGNILKPLVNIVCSFVLAIKLYFRYHYRYIEWGHGYDFPSLLLLSYLLPIRFFIYLHGNDLLCTLHNPVLRSLFKLTLKRAEGIVCNSSYTRDYLRTAFRLDTPTHVINPVIRPEKFGNNVASPSSLDDLRVRVRQTYNIPETAIVILSIGRLIKHKGFDRVIDNIPILLTFGVDVHYILCGQGPSESELKSLAYRLRVDKRVHFAGYVPERELAGYYAACDIFAMLTLSDTKPNNMEGFGMAYLEASYFGKPIIAPRLGGVLDTVQHEENGILVNPNSGYEVFQAFNRLCKDQQLREQLGRKGKELAKRRTLHRSLYKPEGRNTIL; translated from the coding sequence ATGGAACATATTTCTCAACTAACAGCCGAAATCAGAGACAAAGCTGCATATCCAGATATCCTAATCATATCCCGGATCTTCCTGCCGAAAGAAGCTGTAATTGGGGAATATATCTACAATCGCTGTCTCCAAGATCCAGAACGAGTAATTGTGCTGGCAGCTAGTTGCTCAGGAGATGGAGTATTTGATGAAAGTCAACAGTTTCCTGTGTATCGCTGGTATTATCCTAAATATTGGCGTAGCGGCTATGTGGGAAATATCCTGAAGCCTTTGGTCAATATCGTCTGCTCATTTGTCTTAGCAATTAAACTCTATTTTCGCTATCACTATCGTTATATCGAGTGGGGCCACGGCTATGATTTTCCTTCACTGTTGCTATTGAGCTATTTGTTACCTATTCGGTTTTTTATCTATTTGCACGGCAACGATCTTCTTTGTACTTTACACAATCCCGTGCTGCGATCGCTATTTAAATTAACACTCAAACGCGCCGAAGGCATTGTTTGTAACAGCTCTTATACAAGAGACTACCTCAGAACTGCTTTCCGATTAGATACTCCTACCCACGTCATTAACCCAGTAATCAGACCAGAAAAATTTGGTAATAATGTAGCCAGTCCCAGTAGCCTTGATGATTTACGGGTTCGCGTGCGTCAGACGTACAACATTCCCGAAACAGCAATAGTTATTCTCTCCATCGGCAGATTAATAAAACATAAAGGTTTCGACCGAGTAATTGATAATATCCCAATATTGCTAACTTTTGGGGTTGATGTCCACTATATACTCTGCGGTCAAGGGCCAAGTGAATCTGAACTTAAATCTCTGGCGTATCGTTTGCGGGTTGATAAGCGCGTTCACTTTGCCGGATATGTGCCAGAGCGAGAATTAGCAGGTTATTATGCCGCTTGCGACATATTTGCCATGCTGACTTTATCGGATACTAAACCTAATAATATGGAAGGTTTTGGTATGGCTTATTTAGAAGCAAGTTACTTCGGTAAGCCTATAATTGCTCCTCGTTTAGGCGGTGTTCTAGACACAGTTCAGCATGAAGAAAATGGAATACTGGTTAATCCAAATTCTGGTTATGAAGTTTTTCAAGCTTTCAATCGGTTGTGCAAAGACCAGCAACTACGTGAGCAACTTGGCCGCAAAGGTAAAGAATTAGCCAAGCGTAGAACACTTCATCGGTCGCTTTACAAACCAGAGGGAAGAAATACAATTTTATGA
- a CDS encoding DUF433 domain-containing protein encodes MSVQIEFQVTAPPFRWDEAGGIRIGQSRVTLDSLLATYHNGSTPEEIAVQYPVLCLGEIYAAIAYYLTHRQEIDNYLEQRRKKAQQQRNQFVQQYNLANLRQRLRDRYQPQGEF; translated from the coding sequence ATGAGCGTTCAAATCGAATTTCAGGTTACCGCTCCACCGTTTCGTTGGGATGAAGCTGGAGGTATTCGCATTGGTCAAAGCCGCGTTACTCTCGATAGCTTGCTAGCAACATACCATAACGGCTCTACACCTGAAGAAATTGCTGTTCAGTATCCCGTTCTCTGTTTAGGGGAGATATACGCAGCGATCGCATATTATCTCACCCATCGCCAAGAAATTGACAATTATCTAGAGCAGCGTCGCAAAAAAGCTCAACAACAGCGAAATCAATTTGTCCAGCAGTATAATTTAGCTAATCTTAGGCAGCGCTTGCGCGATCGCTATCAGCCCCAAGGAGAATTCTAG
- a CDS encoding thiamine phosphate synthase yields the protein MVEPYSQKEQIQQVVYRILDANLDRAREGLRIIEEWCRFGLNNAQLALECKRLRQEVAKWHTSELRAARDTPGDPGTELTHPQEEQRASIKSVLQANFCRIEEALRVLEEYSKLFQPNMAKACKQMRYQVYTLESSLMGHQRHQLLWRSRLYLVTSPSESLLNNVEAALKGGLTLLQYRDKNADDSLRLEQARKLRQLCHIYGALFIVNDRVDVALAVDADGVHLGQQDMPIAVARQLLGSQRLIGLSTTNKEEMQAAIAEGVDYIGVGPVYETPTKVGKVATGLEYVSYAAKNCSIPWFAIGGIDANNVNDVIDAGAERVAVVRSLMQAEQPTLVTQYLLSQLNRIKPEL from the coding sequence ATGGTCGAGCCATACAGCCAAAAAGAGCAAATACAGCAAGTTGTTTACCGCATTTTAGATGCCAATTTAGACCGCGCTCGTGAGGGCTTGCGAATTATTGAGGAATGGTGTCGGTTTGGGTTGAATAATGCCCAGTTGGCTCTTGAATGCAAGCGGCTGCGACAAGAGGTAGCCAAGTGGCATACCTCAGAATTGCGGGCGGCGCGAGATACACCAGGCGATCCTGGGACTGAGTTAACTCATCCTCAAGAAGAACAACGAGCTAGTATAAAATCGGTCTTGCAAGCTAACTTTTGCCGGATAGAAGAAGCATTACGGGTGTTGGAAGAATACAGCAAGCTTTTCCAGCCAAATATGGCTAAAGCTTGTAAGCAGATGCGCTATCAGGTTTATACCCTAGAAAGTAGTTTAATGGGTCATCAGCGCCATCAATTGTTGTGGCGATCGCGTTTGTATCTTGTGACTTCCCCTAGTGAAAGTTTGTTGAACAACGTTGAAGCTGCCCTCAAAGGGGGATTAACGCTTTTACAATACCGCGATAAAAATGCCGATGATTCTTTGCGTCTGGAACAAGCGAGAAAATTACGGCAGTTATGCCACATCTACGGTGCTTTGTTCATCGTTAACGATCGCGTAGATGTAGCTTTAGCTGTCGATGCCGATGGGGTGCATCTGGGACAACAAGATATGCCTATTGCTGTTGCTCGGCAATTACTGGGTTCGCAGCGTCTGATAGGGCTTTCTACCACAAATAAAGAAGAAATGCAAGCAGCAATTGCTGAAGGTGTAGATTATATTGGCGTGGGGCCAGTTTATGAAACTCCCACGAAAGTAGGTAAGGTAGCAACAGGTTTAGAATATGTCAGCTATGCTGCCAAAAATTGCTCAATTCCCTGGTTTGCAATTGGGGGAATAGATGCCAATAATGTCAATGATGTGATCGATGCCGGAGCCGAACGTGTAGCGGTGGTGCGATCGCTTATGCAAGCCGAACAGCCTACCCTAGTAACGCAATATTTGCTCTCTCAACTCAATCGCATTAAACCAGAACTTTAA
- a CDS encoding TetR family transcriptional regulator — protein MSSQLISTRQRLIQAALELFSAQGVSATTTRQIAEKAEVNEVTLFRNFGNKHGLLLAVLEESAAFKDLGESLVRRATPPGNVYQALKDYASDSLHALERVPEFVRSVVGEADQFPAENRRALGRGVTEANRYVAQYLATVIQQGHLNTYLPAEKLASLLNGMILGYAVIEFTSEFHELWEDRDDFLENLVELFLHGAMSSSAESATNSLQGGFITTEVADLPASLVHEILQQARKWGVRDYALAYVLFGAGLSATEIISLERSHQIYDTQGHFLQITIPGFVRQVPVNQWILGKRYGSYTNNPLIKWHKSRKDAQTAMFLNETGKPISESELQTRWQVWSEGLLTPQGQTPVIAQAQQTWRVEMLMRGITLENLIILTGCDRAQLQPYARRAKEKAALEQATRLDHKPG, from the coding sequence ATGTCGTCTCAACTCATTTCCACTCGTCAACGCCTGATTCAAGCTGCACTTGAGTTGTTTTCCGCTCAGGGAGTTAGCGCTACCACAACCCGCCAAATCGCCGAAAAAGCCGAAGTCAACGAAGTGACTCTATTTCGGAATTTTGGCAATAAGCATGGACTGCTTTTAGCTGTGCTGGAAGAGTCCGCAGCCTTCAAAGATTTAGGTGAATCGCTGGTGCGGCGGGCAACGCCTCCCGGCAATGTCTACCAAGCTCTTAAAGATTATGCAAGTGACAGCTTACATGCATTAGAACGAGTGCCAGAGTTCGTGCGGTCTGTGGTCGGAGAAGCCGACCAATTCCCAGCAGAAAATCGCCGCGCACTAGGCAGGGGAGTAACAGAGGCAAACCGCTATGTGGCTCAGTATTTAGCTACTGTAATCCAGCAAGGACACTTAAATACCTATTTACCCGCAGAAAAATTAGCCAGTTTGCTGAATGGGATGATCTTAGGATATGCCGTAATTGAGTTTACCAGCGAATTTCACGAACTTTGGGAGGATCGCGATGATTTTTTGGAAAATTTGGTGGAGTTGTTTTTACATGGAGCCATGTCATCTTCAGCGGAATCAGCAACAAACTCCTTACAAGGAGGCTTCATTACCACAGAAGTAGCTGATTTACCAGCTAGTTTAGTTCATGAAATTCTGCAACAAGCCAGAAAATGGGGAGTACGAGATTATGCCTTAGCTTATGTGTTATTTGGGGCTGGGTTATCCGCTACAGAAATAATTAGCTTGGAGCGATCGCACCAAATCTACGATACTCAAGGACACTTCCTGCAAATTACAATCCCAGGATTTGTCCGTCAAGTGCCTGTGAATCAGTGGATTTTGGGCAAACGCTACGGCTCTTACACTAATAATCCTCTAATTAAATGGCACAAAAGCCGTAAAGATGCTCAAACAGCCATGTTTTTGAATGAAACAGGCAAACCGATTTCCGAATCAGAGCTTCAGACACGTTGGCAAGTATGGAGTGAGGGACTGTTAACTCCCCAAGGACAAACACCAGTAATTGCCCAAGCACAACAAACCTGGCGCGTAGAAATGTTAATGCGGGGGATCACCTTAGAAAACCTGATTATTTTAACAGGTTGCGATCGCGCCCAATTACAACCCTATGCCCGCCGAGCCAAAGAAAAAGCCGCCCTAGAGCAAGCGACTCGTTTGGATCATAAACCGGGATAA
- a CDS encoding DUF1565 domain-containing protein, whose protein sequence is MILPRVFTEYRRVDALLAKLKFLKSARLLFFSFSVLSFTVCMETVSIAFLGTSLDSAIAQIPSTPDSAPVNQKTPSQANVLFVNPGVGDDKAGNGSESAPVKTITQALRLAKANTVIMLSTGTYSAETGEEFPLILKPGISIQGNPSNQGKDIIIQGGGDYLSRSFGGQNVTIVGANQVFLTGVTVTNSNRRGYGLWIESSNPVVAENTFSGSTQDGISVSGNAAPTISKNYFDRNGANGITIAGNSSPQVKENVFHQTGFGINIAQNAAPILIGNQIQNNRSGIVVQANARPILRNNSIQDNKEDGLVAIAQAMPDLGSASEPGGNTFQNNARYDINASAAKQVIPAAGNNLVSDRISGKVDINGTTALVTENSQPAPNNVLRQIPASGEITFSGPEISETTNGHSNSISANNPVSGQLNSQLLPLMPANNVPLSTPISNQQPPTSSVAGFPTPSSLLGKQIPTNTSRVTTSSPAQPLDTPQLNYVRLDPNTIEFTTPESPSNSVAQPPVPSMKEQTQQPLPILETAAPGASELLPLPNRNIPIVNTRNLQTSSASIPDSGNSARQFGVRYRVVVPLATDKDRDLVKLLAPGAFPTVWQGQRVMQAGVFSSEYNAKEMLKTLSSKGLRVIMEPLN, encoded by the coding sequence ATGATTCTCCCTCGTGTGTTTACTGAGTACCGTAGAGTAGATGCTCTGCTTGCAAAGCTGAAGTTTTTGAAATCAGCAAGGCTTTTATTTTTTAGTTTTTCAGTATTATCTTTTACTGTATGTATGGAAACGGTAAGTATAGCGTTCCTGGGTACAAGTCTGGATAGTGCGATCGCTCAGATTCCATCGACACCAGATTCAGCGCCTGTGAATCAGAAAACACCTTCTCAGGCTAATGTGCTATTTGTCAATCCTGGTGTTGGAGATGACAAGGCAGGCAATGGCAGCGAATCCGCTCCTGTAAAGACGATTACCCAAGCCTTGCGATTAGCTAAGGCCAATACTGTAATTATGCTTTCCACTGGTACTTATAGCGCCGAGACAGGAGAGGAATTTCCCTTAATACTGAAACCGGGTATTTCAATTCAAGGCAACCCCAGCAATCAAGGTAAAGATATTATCATTCAAGGAGGCGGTGATTACCTGAGTCGGAGCTTTGGCGGTCAAAATGTCACAATTGTTGGAGCCAACCAAGTCTTCCTCACTGGGGTAACGGTGACGAACTCCAATCGCCGTGGTTACGGTTTATGGATTGAATCTAGCAATCCGGTAGTCGCGGAAAATACTTTTAGTGGCAGTACTCAAGATGGGATTTCCGTCAGTGGTAATGCTGCACCCACCATTAGCAAGAATTACTTCGATCGCAATGGAGCCAATGGTATCACAATTGCTGGTAACTCTAGTCCGCAAGTGAAGGAAAATGTCTTTCACCAAACAGGTTTTGGGATTAATATTGCCCAAAACGCCGCTCCTATACTTATAGGTAATCAAATTCAGAACAATAGATCGGGAATTGTCGTACAAGCAAATGCCCGCCCGATTTTGCGGAATAATTCTATTCAAGATAATAAAGAAGATGGTTTAGTTGCGATCGCTCAAGCAATGCCAGATTTGGGTAGTGCATCCGAACCTGGGGGTAATACATTTCAAAATAATGCCCGCTACGACATTAACGCCAGCGCTGCTAAACAGGTGATTCCTGCTGCTGGTAACAACCTTGTGAGCGATCGCATCAGTGGCAAGGTAGATATTAACGGTACAACAGCACTAGTAACCGAAAATTCTCAACCCGCTCCTAACAACGTATTACGACAAATACCAGCAAGTGGAGAAATTACCTTCTCGGGCCCCGAAATCTCTGAAACTACCAATGGGCACAGTAACAGCATTTCAGCAAATAATCCTGTTTCTGGGCAATTAAACAGTCAACTGCTGCCATTAATGCCAGCCAATAATGTACCGCTTTCCACGCCTATATCCAATCAACAACCACCCACTTCTAGCGTCGCCGGATTTCCTACTCCTAGCAGCTTGTTAGGTAAACAAATACCAACTAACACTTCAAGAGTTACAACTTCCAGTCCAGCACAGCCACTTGATACACCACAGTTAAATTATGTGCGGCTCGATCCTAATACCATTGAATTTACTACCCCTGAGTCCCCATCCAATTCAGTTGCACAGCCACCAGTTCCAAGTATGAAGGAGCAAACACAGCAGCCATTACCAATACTAGAAACTGCTGCCCCAGGTGCTTCAGAACTTTTACCACTTCCCAATCGCAATATCCCGATTGTTAATACTCGCAATCTGCAAACAAGTTCTGCAAGTATTCCCGATAGTGGTAACTCTGCGAGACAATTTGGTGTGCGTTATCGCGTAGTAGTGCCACTTGCAACTGATAAGGATCGAGATTTGGTAAAATTGCTTGCTCCTGGTGCGTTTCCCACAGTTTGGCAAGGTCAAAGAGTTATGCAAGCAGGAGTATTTAGTAGTGAATATAACGCTAAAGAAATGCTAAAAACACTCTCTAGTAAAGGTTTAAGAGTTATTATGGAGCCGTTGAATTAA
- a CDS encoding calcium-binding protein encodes MPSVEADENREHRIKTEIVVDAEDKEDRAMGWYYYLEEALNFPFLATWTKKGRKSGAVEEKQVEVLGMAPDDECLKDMFVEVAYINGKDDDVYSAKLSEIAAIDVDSETQEAIADWLYWIARGYKF; translated from the coding sequence ATGCCTAGTGTTGAAGCCGACGAAAACCGAGAGCATCGCATTAAAACGGAGATCGTTGTAGATGCTGAAGACAAAGAAGACCGGGCTATGGGTTGGTACTACTACCTCGAAGAGGCTCTGAATTTTCCCTTTTTGGCTACATGGACTAAGAAGGGACGCAAATCAGGTGCTGTCGAAGAGAAACAAGTGGAAGTACTGGGAATGGCCCCAGATGATGAGTGCTTAAAAGATATGTTTGTGGAAGTGGCTTATATTAATGGTAAGGATGATGATGTATATTCTGCCAAATTATCTGAAATAGCAGCCATTGATGTTGATAGTGAAACTCAAGAAGCGATCGCAGACTGGCTCTATTGGATTGCTAGAGGTTATAAATTTTAA
- a CDS encoding DUF1517 domain-containing protein has translation MRKKLQQTIKPLLKTFLALSLVLALALGHADGALAARSGGRIGGGSFRAPSSRTYTPRTYSPPGGGGYYPGGGFGGGFGFPFLLPFWGIGGGFGGIFTILIFLAIANFLLQTFRRVSSGETGEADYSSNSSVSVARLQVGLLAQARELQNELNHIAETADTNTPEGRAEILQEASLALLRHPEYFVYAGGGTQQASLNSAEGQFNRLSLAERSKFSEETLSNVNNQLKAALAKDALPATGELDNPTRLFTEGAGEYIIVTLLAATLGKFDIPTAINSADDLRQALRQIGSIPSEKLLAIEVLWTPQAENDTLTSDDVLANYPDLRLV, from the coding sequence ATGCGTAAAAAACTACAACAAACCATCAAACCGCTGTTAAAAACCTTCTTAGCCCTAAGCTTGGTGTTAGCTTTGGCTCTTGGTCACGCCGATGGCGCATTAGCAGCCCGCAGTGGGGGTCGTATCGGTGGTGGCTCCTTTAGAGCACCTTCCAGCCGCACCTATACACCGCGCACATACTCACCTCCTGGCGGGGGCGGATACTATCCTGGTGGTGGTTTTGGTGGTGGCTTTGGCTTTCCCTTCCTACTTCCCTTCTGGGGTATTGGAGGAGGATTTGGTGGTATATTTACCATCTTAATTTTCTTGGCGATCGCTAATTTCTTATTGCAAACTTTCCGCCGCGTCTCTAGTGGTGAAACTGGAGAAGCCGATTACAGCAGTAACTCTTCTGTTTCTGTAGCTCGTTTGCAAGTAGGTTTGTTAGCTCAAGCCCGTGAATTGCAAAATGAACTCAACCACATTGCTGAAACTGCTGATACTAACACCCCAGAAGGCAGAGCAGAAATTCTACAAGAAGCTAGCCTCGCTTTACTCCGCCATCCCGAATACTTTGTATATGCAGGTGGTGGCACTCAACAAGCCAGTTTGAATTCAGCTGAAGGTCAGTTTAATCGGCTGTCATTGGCAGAACGCAGCAAGTTTAGCGAAGAAACTCTTTCTAACGTCAACAACCAGCTAAAAGCAGCCCTTGCCAAAGATGCTTTACCTGCGACTGGTGAACTCGACAACCCCACCCGCCTATTTACCGAAGGCGCTGGTGAATACATTATCGTCACCTTGCTGGCGGCGACACTAGGTAAGTTTGACATCCCCACAGCGATTAATAGTGCTGATGATTTGCGTCAAGCTTTGCGGCAAATTGGTAGTATCCCTAGCGAAAAGCTTCTAGCAATTGAAGTTCTTTGGACTCCTCAAGCTGAAAATGATACTCTCACATCTGATGATGTGTTAGCAAATTATCCTGATTTGAGACTTGTTTAA
- a CDS encoding DUF5615 family PIN-like protein yields the protein MRLLTDENFNGSILRGLIRRLPGLDIVRVQDIGLIHTDDSTILEWAANEEGILLTHDVATITVYAYERINKGLSMPGVVEVIATAPIGQVIDDLYLFVRCSKSGEYEGQILFIPFS from the coding sequence GTGCGTCTATTGACTGATGAGAACTTCAATGGCTCGATATTGCGGGGCTTGATAAGACGTTTACCTGGATTGGACATTGTTCGTGTCCAAGATATAGGTCTAATCCATACTGATGATTCCACTATCTTAGAGTGGGCAGCCAATGAAGAAGGCATCTTGCTTACCCATGATGTAGCAACGATTACTGTTTATGCTTATGAGCGAATCAACAAAGGTTTGTCTATGCCTGGAGTTGTTGAAGTTATTGCAACGGCTCCAATCGGACAGGTCATTGACGACTTATATTTATTCGTTCGTTGCAGTAAGTCTGGCGAATATGAAGGCCAGATCCTTTTCATTCCCTTTTCTTGA